The following are encoded together in the Armatimonadota bacterium genome:
- a CDS encoding metallophosphoesterase family protein yields MLRHAGMLYAILSDVHANLDALEVVLADVAGSGAEQVICLGDFVGYGPEPNECTERLRSVATVALVGNHDLAALDRLDAGRFNLFARLAVEWTKLQLEESIRHYLESLPATREYGGLLLVHGSPRDPVEEYIMDLETADDNFRAADFEICFFGHTHYPVWFVHDGERTRMRALAPGERAALRGGQRHLINVGSVGQPRDGDPRAAYCLFDSDARVVELRRLPYPIESVQQKMRDRELPRPLWERLAEGR; encoded by the coding sequence ATGCTGAGACATGCGGGGATGCTGTACGCGATCCTGTCCGACGTGCACGCCAACCTCGACGCGCTCGAGGTCGTCCTCGCCGATGTGGCCGGCAGCGGGGCGGAGCAGGTGATCTGCCTGGGTGATTTCGTCGGGTACGGACCGGAGCCGAACGAGTGCACCGAGCGGTTGCGCTCCGTCGCGACCGTGGCGCTGGTGGGCAACCACGACCTGGCTGCCCTCGACCGACTGGACGCCGGCCGCTTCAACCTGTTTGCGCGTCTGGCGGTGGAGTGGACCAAGCTGCAGCTGGAAGAGTCGATCCGCCACTACCTGGAGTCGCTGCCCGCCACGCGGGAGTACGGAGGGCTGCTGCTCGTGCACGGGAGCCCGCGGGATCCCGTCGAAGAGTACATCATGGATCTGGAGACTGCAGACGACAATTTTCGGGCCGCGGATTTCGAAATCTGTTTTTTCGGCCACACACACTATCCCGTGTGGTTCGTGCACGACGGCGAGCGTACCCGCATGCGCGCCCTCGCGCCGGGCGAGCGTGCGGCGCTTCGCGGTGGGCAGCGCCATCTGATCAACGTCGGCAGCGTCGGCCAGCCCCGGGACGGCGATCCGCGCGCCGCCTACTGCCTGTTCGATTCGGACGCCCGGGTCGTGGAGCTCCGGCGATTGCCCTACCCGATCGAGTCGGTGCAGCAGAAGATGCGCGACAGGGAACTGCCGCGGCCGCTGTGGGAGAGGCTGGCGGAGGGGCGGTAG
- a CDS encoding NADP-dependent malic enzyme has protein sequence MTVEKREELVAKAFAAAKVAEQMHRFYRGKIQIQPKCAIRGVEDFAIWYTPGVAEACRAIVRDPLEVYEQTNKWNTVAIVTNGTRVLGLGNIGPEAALPVMEGKALLFKYLGGVDAVPICLDARDPEEMIRTTRHLQPAFGGINLEDIEQPACFHILDRLREEMTIPVFHDDQQGTATVTLAGLLNALRIVGKPLADVRIAMVGAGASNIAIARILIAAGADPGNIVMTDSRGILNRRRTELRDTHRQKWTLCLVTNAENLSGGPAEAMRGADVLIALSTPGPDVIKPEWVREMAPDPVVFACANPVPEIWPWDAKEAGARIVATGRSDFPNQINNSLGFPAIFRGALDVRARTITDEMCVAAAQALAGYAQERGLHEDYIVPSMVEWEVYPLVAAAVGERAIAQGVARLRPPREQLEASAREMIRSAREGTRLLMEHGYIPILNL, from the coding sequence ATGACCGTCGAGAAGCGCGAGGAACTGGTGGCGAAAGCGTTTGCGGCCGCCAAGGTCGCAGAGCAGATGCACCGCTTCTACCGCGGCAAGATCCAGATCCAGCCCAAGTGCGCGATCCGCGGCGTCGAGGACTTCGCGATCTGGTACACACCCGGCGTGGCCGAAGCCTGCCGGGCGATCGTCCGCGACCCGCTGGAAGTGTACGAGCAGACGAACAAGTGGAACACGGTCGCGATCGTGACCAACGGTACGCGCGTGCTCGGGTTGGGCAACATCGGGCCGGAGGCCGCGCTGCCCGTGATGGAGGGCAAGGCGCTGCTGTTCAAGTACCTGGGGGGTGTTGACGCGGTGCCGATCTGCCTGGATGCGCGCGATCCGGAGGAGATGATCCGGACCACCCGCCACCTGCAGCCGGCGTTCGGAGGGATCAACCTCGAGGACATCGAGCAGCCGGCCTGCTTTCACATCCTCGATCGCCTGCGGGAGGAAATGACGATCCCGGTCTTCCACGACGACCAGCAGGGGACCGCAACGGTGACGCTGGCGGGCCTACTGAATGCCCTGCGGATCGTCGGCAAGCCCCTGGCCGACGTGCGGATCGCGATGGTCGGCGCCGGTGCGTCGAACATCGCGATCGCCCGCATCCTGATCGCCGCGGGAGCCGATCCGGGCAACATCGTCATGACCGACAGCCGCGGCATCCTCAACCGGCGCCGTACAGAGTTGCGCGATACGCACCGCCAGAAGTGGACCCTCTGCTTGGTCACCAATGCTGAAAACCTGAGCGGTGGTCCCGCCGAGGCGATGCGGGGGGCTGACGTCCTGATCGCGCTCAGTACGCCGGGACCTGACGTCATCAAGCCAGAGTGGGTACGAGAGATGGCGCCTGATCCGGTGGTGTTCGCGTGCGCGAACCCCGTGCCGGAGATCTGGCCCTGGGACGCAAAGGAAGCGGGCGCACGGATCGTCGCCACCGGACGCAGCGACTTCCCCAATCAGATCAACAACTCTCTGGGGTTTCCCGCCATCTTTCGCGGGGCGCTGGACGTTCGCGCGCGCACGATCACGGACGAGATGTGCGTCGCCGCGGCGCAGGCGCTCGCCGGCTATGCCCAGGAGCGGGGGCTGCACGAGGACTACATCGTCCCGTCGATGGTCGAGTGGGAGGTCTATCCGCTCGTTGCCGCTGCGGTGGGCGAGCGGGCGATCGCACAGGGCGTGGCGCGGCTGCGCCCTCCGCGCGAACAACTGGAGGCAAGCGCGCGAGAGATGATCCGCTCGGCGCGCGAGGGGACACGCCTGCTGATGGAGCACGGCTACATTCCGATCTTGAATCTGTAA
- a CDS encoding S9 family peptidase, translating into MRPITIEDLLRLRFVSDVQISPDGSRVCYVQTVIERDAGKDEDVYRSHLWIVAAAGGEPRQFTFGPHRDSQPRWSPDGRRIAFLSDRGGDKHLWVIPADGGEARQVTKLKGGASEHRWSPDGRSIAFVSKVGPDPLDDEPDREKAKRKKQNRLRVYTRIRYKLDSEGFWDGKWKQIFVVDAEGGEPRQVTFGEFDHVGPAWAPDSRHVAYVANPQPDADFTNVTDVWVIPAGGGEPRKVTRSLGPAGNLAWSPDGQWIAYFGHDNRFMTATLTGVWIAASDGSGVRNLTDGWDRAVGNHVLDDMRAHPVAGGPIWRPDGREILFLGGDGGTTQLYAVSTEGQVRALTQGRRVIYGYSFDAAAGRAAVGVSTPTVPGDVYLIEFGEGVRERRLTDVNRETLGHVRLSEPEPAWFEGVDGWKIEGWLLRPVDFQEGRRYPVVLQVHGGPHAAYGWSFFHEFQVLAASGMAVLYTNPRGSQGYGQTFNAATRNDWGGNDYRDLMMALDQALDRWPWLDRERMGVAGGSYGGYMTNWIVGHTDRFRAAVTMRSIANCYSQWGTSDLAFMKGFWEFPGEPWDHPEFYLERSPITYVNNVRTPMLIIHSENDLRCPIGEAEQLFAALTKRGVKTVFLRFPNESHDLSRAGQPEHRIQRLQWIVRWFVEHLTEVASPHAAAREPVAAAAENLQATVAPDPEHP; encoded by the coding sequence ATGCGACCGATCACCATCGAGGATTTGCTGAGACTCAGGTTCGTCTCCGACGTTCAGATCAGCCCCGACGGCAGCCGTGTCTGCTACGTGCAGACGGTCATCGAGCGCGATGCGGGCAAGGACGAGGATGTGTATCGCTCTCACCTCTGGATCGTGGCGGCGGCCGGGGGAGAACCTCGGCAGTTCACGTTCGGCCCTCATCGGGATTCCCAGCCGCGCTGGTCGCCCGACGGACGCCGGATCGCGTTCCTCTCCGACCGGGGCGGAGACAAGCACCTGTGGGTGATCCCGGCGGACGGGGGCGAGGCGCGACAGGTGACGAAGCTGAAAGGAGGAGCTTCCGAACACCGGTGGTCACCGGACGGACGCAGCATCGCGTTCGTCAGCAAGGTGGGCCCGGATCCCCTCGACGACGAGCCCGACCGGGAGAAGGCCAAGCGCAAGAAGCAAAACCGTCTACGCGTCTACACGCGCATCCGCTACAAGCTCGACAGTGAGGGTTTTTGGGACGGCAAGTGGAAACAGATCTTCGTGGTGGACGCCGAAGGTGGCGAACCGCGACAGGTCACCTTCGGGGAGTTCGACCACGTGGGCCCGGCGTGGGCGCCCGACAGCCGGCACGTCGCCTACGTAGCCAATCCGCAGCCGGACGCCGACTTCACGAACGTCACCGACGTGTGGGTGATCCCGGCCGGGGGCGGTGAGCCACGTAAGGTCACGCGTTCGCTGGGACCGGCTGGCAATCTCGCGTGGTCGCCAGACGGGCAGTGGATCGCCTACTTCGGGCACGACAACCGGTTCATGACCGCGACGCTCACCGGCGTGTGGATCGCGGCGTCCGACGGCAGCGGGGTGCGAAACCTGACGGACGGGTGGGACCGGGCGGTGGGCAACCACGTGCTCGATGACATGCGGGCGCACCCCGTTGCCGGCGGGCCTATCTGGCGACCGGACGGCCGCGAGATCCTGTTCTTGGGCGGCGATGGGGGTACCACGCAACTGTATGCGGTCAGCACCGAGGGGCAGGTCCGCGCCCTGACGCAGGGTCGTCGCGTGATCTACGGCTACTCGTTCGACGCCGCCGCCGGACGCGCCGCGGTCGGGGTCTCGACGCCGACCGTCCCCGGGGACGTGTACCTGATCGAGTTCGGTGAGGGCGTGCGCGAGCGGCGGCTGACCGACGTGAACCGGGAGACGCTGGGCCATGTGCGCCTCAGCGAGCCCGAGCCGGCGTGGTTCGAGGGGGTGGACGGGTGGAAGATCGAAGGGTGGCTGCTGCGTCCGGTCGACTTCCAGGAAGGTCGGCGCTACCCGGTGGTGTTGCAGGTCCACGGCGGCCCGCACGCCGCATACGGCTGGTCGTTCTTCCACGAGTTCCAGGTCCTGGCGGCGTCGGGCATGGCGGTGCTGTACACGAACCCTCGCGGCAGCCAAGGATACGGCCAGACGTTCAACGCTGCGACGCGCAACGACTGGGGCGGCAACGACTACCGGGACCTGATGATGGCCCTCGACCAGGCTCTGGATCGCTGGCCGTGGCTGGATCGCGAACGCATGGGCGTGGCGGGGGGATCCTACGGCGGCTACATGACCAACTGGATTGTGGGCCACACGGACCGCTTCCGCGCCGCCGTCACGATGCGGTCGATCGCCAACTGCTACAGCCAGTGGGGGACGAGCGACCTCGCCTTCATGAAGGGCTTCTGGGAATTCCCTGGTGAGCCGTGGGACCACCCTGAGTTCTACCTGGAGCGCTCACCCATCACGTACGTGAACAACGTGCGCACGCCGATGCTGATCATCCACAGCGAAAACGACCTGCGCTGCCCGATTGGGGAGGCGGAGCAGCTGTTCGCGGCGCTGACCAAGCGCGGGGTGAAGACCGTGTTCTTGCGTTTCCCCAACGAGTCACACGACCTGTCCAGGGCGGGGCAGCCCGAGCACCGCATCCAGCGGCTCCAGTGGATCGTCCGCTGGTTCGTCGAGCACCTCACTGAAGTCGCGAGCCCGCATGCCGCAGCCCGGGAGCCCGTTGCGGCCGCGGCCGAAAACCTGCAGGCGACCGTCGCCCCCGACCCCGAGCACCCATGA
- a CDS encoding cob(I)yrinic acid a,c-diamide adenosyltransferase encodes MKIYTKTGDAGQTSLFGGERVFKTHPRVEAYGAVDELNSVLGVLRSRLASDDLERLVARIQNTLFDVGAQLATPRPDDPKLASHLPAVSAARVEELEDWIDRLDADLPALRAFVLPGGVEAAAWAHVARSVCRRAERRVVALASTETVDPEILRYLNRLGDLLFVMARWLNRREGVADIEWERGRG; translated from the coding sequence ATGAAGATCTACACGAAGACCGGAGATGCCGGCCAGACCAGTCTGTTCGGAGGCGAGCGGGTCTTTAAGACGCACCCGCGCGTGGAGGCGTACGGCGCGGTCGATGAACTCAACAGCGTGCTCGGTGTGCTGCGGAGCCGACTCGCATCGGACGATCTGGAACGTCTGGTGGCGCGGATCCAGAACACGCTGTTCGACGTGGGGGCGCAGCTGGCGACGCCCAGGCCAGACGATCCGAAGCTGGCGTCGCACCTGCCGGCCGTCTCGGCTGCCCGCGTAGAAGAACTGGAGGATTGGATCGACCGGCTAGACGCAGACCTGCCTGCGCTGCGGGCCTTCGTCCTCCCGGGCGGTGTCGAGGCGGCCGCGTGGGCGCACGTGGCCCGATCCGTGTGCCGGCGGGCCGAGCGGCGCGTGGTGGCGCTCGCATCCACGGAAACCGTCGATCCCGAAATCCTACGGTACCTGAACCGTTTGGGAGACTTGCTGTTCGTGATGGCCCGCTGGCTCAACCGCCGCGAGGGCGTCGCCGACATCGAGTGGGAACGGGGGAGAGGGTAG
- a CDS encoding S9 family peptidase, giving the protein MGKRRIQVDDLLRFAMPSDPQISPDGTRAVFGLHRLDLESNGFASVLWMVSLSGGDAKQFTAGAKRDHSPRWSPDGRWVAFLSNRSGKDQIWLIPADGGEARQITHLRDGVKDLSWAPDSRRLCFLSRSRPDEREEEQAKPDPVVVRRYTRMAYKFDGVGLFDEDRPPQIHTVDVVTGEVVRITDDPYPVQFPVWSVDGEEILFVGTREDRWDDTYVRDVYAMRPRDGRLRCLTRSRGPVQAPTPSPDGRWVAYAGHDDRSGHATNVRVWVVPFEGGESVDLTDAMDRSVGGYMGSDVRVAPMVLPIRWNPEGTHVYFVAGDHGNAHLYAVDVATRRVQRVTTRAVEAVSCFDVGPLGRVVYQAMDAVTPEEIWLHEATTDRPLTDFNGALTGELDLGEVEVFQYAGADDWPIDAWLYKPPDFVEGRKYPLILQIHGGPHSAYGNIFSHGTFLLAAAGYLVLRTNPRGSQGYGEAFARAVIEDWGGRDFQDLMRGVDAVIQRGYVDTARMGVTGGSYGGFMTNWVISHTDRFRAAVTEVCICNLLSFYGTSDIGYLFGERQLGGRPWTNPQRLWEFSPLKYVERVATPVLIIGNEEDHRCPIEQSEQWFIALRKLGRDAEFVRYPGEAHTMQSNGRPKPRIDRLRRLLAWWGRHLGGDAAAVERPLAQAEAAE; this is encoded by the coding sequence ATGGGCAAACGACGGATTCAGGTCGACGATCTGTTGAGGTTCGCGATGCCGTCCGATCCGCAGATCAGCCCGGACGGCACGCGTGCCGTCTTCGGCCTGCACCGCCTGGACCTGGAGTCCAACGGGTTTGCCAGCGTGCTGTGGATGGTCTCGCTGAGCGGTGGCGATGCCAAGCAGTTCACCGCCGGTGCGAAGCGGGATCACTCCCCCCGCTGGTCGCCCGACGGCCGGTGGGTGGCATTCCTCTCCAACCGATCCGGCAAGGACCAGATCTGGCTGATCCCCGCCGACGGCGGGGAGGCACGCCAGATCACCCACCTGCGCGACGGCGTCAAGGATCTGTCTTGGGCACCGGATTCGCGGCGCCTGTGCTTTTTGTCCCGCAGCCGCCCGGACGAGCGCGAGGAGGAGCAGGCCAAGCCGGATCCGGTCGTCGTACGGCGTTACACACGCATGGCGTACAAGTTCGACGGCGTGGGCTTGTTCGACGAGGACCGTCCGCCGCAGATCCACACGGTCGACGTCGTCACCGGCGAAGTGGTGCGGATCACCGACGACCCCTACCCGGTGCAGTTCCCCGTGTGGTCGGTCGACGGCGAGGAGATCCTGTTCGTCGGTACGCGCGAAGATCGGTGGGACGACACGTACGTCCGCGACGTGTACGCGATGCGCCCCCGCGACGGCCGCCTGCGGTGCCTGACCCGCAGCCGCGGTCCCGTCCAGGCACCGACCCCGTCGCCCGACGGCCGCTGGGTCGCGTACGCGGGGCACGACGACCGCTCCGGGCACGCGACAAACGTGCGCGTGTGGGTCGTGCCGTTTGAGGGCGGGGAGTCCGTCGACCTGACCGACGCCATGGACCGGTCCGTCGGAGGGTACATGGGCAGCGACGTGCGCGTCGCGCCCATGGTGCTGCCGATCCGCTGGAACCCGGAGGGAACCCACGTATACTTCGTTGCCGGTGACCACGGCAACGCGCACCTCTACGCGGTCGACGTCGCCACCCGCCGCGTCCAGCGTGTCACGACGCGCGCTGTGGAGGCCGTATCCTGCTTCGACGTCGGCCCGCTCGGGCGGGTCGTCTACCAGGCCATGGACGCGGTGACACCCGAGGAGATCTGGCTGCACGAAGCCACCACCGACAGACCGCTCACCGACTTCAACGGGGCGCTGACCGGGGAGCTCGACCTCGGTGAAGTCGAGGTGTTCCAGTACGCGGGCGCCGACGACTGGCCGATCGACGCCTGGCTGTACAAGCCGCCGGATTTCGTGGAGGGCAGGAAGTACCCACTGATCCTCCAGATCCACGGCGGTCCGCACTCGGCGTACGGGAACATCTTCTCCCACGGCACCTTCCTGCTCGCCGCCGCCGGGTATCTAGTGCTGCGTACGAACCCGCGTGGGAGCCAGGGCTACGGCGAGGCATTTGCGCGCGCGGTCATCGAGGATTGGGGCGGCCGCGACTTCCAGGACCTGATGCGGGGCGTGGATGCGGTGATCCAGCGTGGGTACGTCGATACGGCACGCATGGGCGTGACCGGCGGATCGTACGGCGGCTTCATGACCAACTGGGTGATCTCCCACACCGACCGTTTCCGCGCGGCGGTCACCGAGGTGTGCATCTGCAACCTGCTGTCGTTCTACGGGACGAGCGACATCGGCTACCTGTTCGGCGAGCGGCAGCTGGGGGGCCGCCCCTGGACGAATCCACAGCGGCTGTGGGAGTTCTCGCCCCTCAAGTATGTCGAACGCGTCGCCACACCCGTTCTGATCATCGGCAACGAGGAAGACCACCGCTGCCCGATCGAGCAGTCCGAACAATGGTTCATCGCGTTGCGCAAGCTCGGCAGAGATGCCGAGTTCGTGCGCTATCCGGGTGAGGCCCACACAATGCAGAGCAATGGCCGTCCGAAGCCACGGATCGACCGTCTGCGCCGCTTGCTGGCGTGGTGGGGTCGCCACCTCGGCGGGGACGCCGCAGCCGTCGAACGCCCCCTCGCCCAGGCCGAGGCCGCGGAGTGA
- a CDS encoding ArsR family transcriptional regulator, whose amino-acid sequence MARAILLSPHPSALHVRVEACAVYDFLAALFVVHRHGRGLAFDVADAWVERARRGLGQRSLRDLDLLSCERGTLLSLVALLDRRAVDDTVAGFVGHVREVPADELVLTLLASARAARPVRQHLREALRTRGVAREAALARFAAGLPQELRPEAAVELARMDPQAVRDRLVRLLTRFHERVYAGEEPRVLPLLRADAERKRRRAQHLSPQAFVEEATGGHVLDPTQVTEVVVVPSYFVRPFNLIADHVGVRTYVVPLGEDESVGEPTEVVVRVAKALGDETRLRILRMLMDREMYTQQVAEALGTSHVTAIHHLAALRAAHLIRIVERQNLKFYVLRPEGLQEALGVLSRFLRPGASPAS is encoded by the coding sequence ATGGCGCGGGCGATCCTGCTCTCACCCCATCCCAGCGCCCTCCACGTCCGCGTGGAGGCCTGTGCGGTTTACGACTTCCTGGCCGCGCTGTTCGTTGTGCACCGGCACGGGCGGGGGCTGGCGTTCGACGTGGCGGACGCGTGGGTCGAGCGCGCCCGCCGCGGACTGGGCCAGCGTTCGCTGCGGGACTTGGATCTGTTAAGTTGTGAGCGCGGCACGTTGCTGTCGCTGGTGGCCCTGCTGGACCGCCGCGCTGTCGACGACACCGTCGCCGGCTTCGTCGGCCACGTGCGCGAGGTTCCCGCGGACGAGCTGGTGTTGACGTTGCTGGCCAGCGCGCGGGCAGCCCGCCCGGTGCGCCAGCACCTGCGCGAGGCGTTGCGCACCCGCGGCGTCGCGCGCGAAGCGGCGCTGGCCCGGTTCGCCGCCGGGCTGCCGCAGGAACTGCGGCCGGAGGCGGCGGTGGAGCTTGCGCGGATGGACCCGCAGGCGGTGCGCGACCGGCTCGTGCGTCTGCTGACCCGTTTCCACGAGCGCGTCTACGCTGGCGAGGAGCCCCGGGTGCTGCCGCTGCTGCGCGCCGACGCCGAGCGCAAGCGCCGGCGGGCGCAGCATCTGTCGCCGCAGGCGTTCGTCGAGGAAGCGACCGGCGGGCACGTCCTGGACCCGACACAGGTGACCGAGGTCGTCGTCGTCCCCTCGTACTTCGTGCGTCCGTTCAACCTGATCGCGGACCACGTCGGGGTGCGCACCTACGTCGTGCCGCTGGGGGAGGACGAGTCGGTGGGGGAGCCGACGGAGGTCGTGGTGCGCGTCGCCAAGGCATTGGGCGACGAGACGCGCCTGCGCATCCTCCGCATGCTCATGGACAGGGAGATGTACACGCAGCAGGTGGCCGAGGCGCTGGGCACGAGCCACGTCACCGCCATCCATCACCTGGCGGCGCTGCGGGCGGCGCACCTCATCCGCATCGTCGAGAGACAGAACCTGAAGTTCTACGTGTTGCGGCCGGAGGGGCTTCAGGAGGCGCTGGGCGTCCTGTCGCGGTTCCTGCGGCCGGGCGCGTCACCTGCGAGTTGA
- a CDS encoding helix-turn-helix domain-containing protein yields MNAVALDDLPEVLTVEQAAGYLQLHKVTVYKYIREGLLPAARIGKVYRILRPDLERFLRLATEEQQTGE; encoded by the coding sequence GTGAACGCTGTGGCGCTTGACGATCTGCCCGAGGTGCTGACGGTCGAACAGGCCGCCGGCTACCTGCAACTGCACAAGGTGACGGTCTACAAGTACATCCGCGAAGGATTGCTCCCGGCCGCACGGATCGGCAAGGTGTACCGGATCCTGCGACCGGATCTGGAGCGCTTCCTTCGCTTGGCGACCGAGGAGCAGCAGACCGGCGAGTAG
- a CDS encoding MFS transporter, with product MTTFRAFRHANYRRFWYGMLVSLVGTWMQGTAQSFLVYEMTGSALRTGMVMFAFTLPSLLFSLFGGAIADRYDRRRLLVGTQIAFMTSAAVLATLTLTGVVQVWHILVLAFANGVTMAVDAPARQAMLPTLVGREDLQNAVALNAAVFNGSRIFGPALAGIVYKIGGPGWCFAVNAISYLAVIWPLVRMRLVMASGDAPSEPMTAQIRDGLAYVRSHAAVRSLLLLLAGVGTFGFAWMVLAPAFTVRVLGMGPVENGYLLTATGVGATAGALTVATLQGLRRPGVFVVTCATLAGGMLVAFSFTRALPVALLALGVVGFFLTAFMSSTNSTIQSLVEDRYRGRVMSLYTLALIGSGPVGSLLAGSVADALGVPTSLAINGALVVVCAALTYLLAPAVVGLRVVIPPHPVSLPSSIGTTAGRAAAR from the coding sequence ATGACCACGTTCCGCGCGTTTCGCCACGCCAATTACCGCCGGTTCTGGTACGGCATGCTCGTGTCGCTGGTCGGCACGTGGATGCAGGGTACCGCGCAGTCGTTCCTCGTCTACGAGATGACCGGCTCGGCGCTGCGGACGGGGATGGTGATGTTCGCGTTTACGCTGCCCTCGCTGCTGTTCTCGCTGTTTGGAGGCGCCATCGCCGACCGCTACGACCGCCGGCGTCTGCTGGTCGGTACGCAGATCGCCTTCATGACGTCGGCGGCGGTCCTGGCGACGTTGACGCTGACGGGGGTTGTGCAGGTCTGGCACATCCTCGTCCTGGCGTTCGCCAACGGGGTCACGATGGCGGTCGACGCGCCAGCACGGCAGGCGATGCTTCCGACGCTGGTCGGCCGCGAGGATCTGCAGAACGCCGTCGCGCTCAACGCCGCGGTGTTCAACGGGTCGCGCATCTTCGGCCCGGCGCTGGCCGGGATCGTCTACAAGATCGGGGGGCCGGGCTGGTGCTTTGCGGTCAACGCGATCTCGTACCTGGCGGTGATCTGGCCGCTGGTGCGGATGCGGTTGGTGATGGCGTCGGGTGACGCGCCCTCCGAGCCGATGACCGCGCAGATCCGGGATGGGCTGGCGTACGTGCGTTCCCACGCGGCGGTGCGGTCGCTCCTGCTCCTCCTCGCCGGGGTGGGCACCTTCGGGTTCGCCTGGATGGTGCTCGCGCCGGCCTTCACGGTGAGGGTGCTGGGTATGGGTCCGGTAGAAAATGGTTACCTGCTGACGGCGACGGGTGTCGGCGCGACCGCGGGTGCGCTCACCGTTGCCACGCTCCAGGGATTGCGGCGGCCCGGAGTCTTCGTCGTCACCTGCGCCACGCTGGCCGGAGGGATGCTCGTTGCCTTTTCGTTCACCCGAGCACTGCCGGTCGCGCTCCTGGCACTGGGGGTCGTCGGGTTCTTCTTGACGGCGTTCATGTCGTCGACGAATTCCACCATTCAGTCGCTGGTGGAGGACCGTTATCGCGGTCGGGTGATGAGCCTGTACACGCTGGCGCTGATCGGCAGCGGCCCGGTGGGGAGCCTGCTGGCGGGATCCGTCGCCGACGCACTGGGCGTCCCTACGAGTCTTGCGATCAACGGCGCCCTGGTGGTCGTGTGCGCGGCGCTGACCTACCTGCTCGCGCCGGCGGTCGTGGGGCTACGGGTCGTGATTCCCCCGCATCCGGTCAGTCTCCCCTCTTCCATCGGTACGACCGCCGGGCGTGCCGCCGCGCGCTGA